The DNA region CGATGCGACTTCCGGTACACCTCCTACACAGGAGGCGACTGTCGGCAAGCCGCACATCATGGCCTCCATAAGGGTGTTGGGCATGCTCTCTCGGCGCGAGGGAAGCACAAAAACATCAAAAGCTCGCAGGTAATCGGCAACGTTTTCGGTGAAACCAACGACTCTGATCGTTTCTGCCAATTCGAGAGTATCAATCTTCTCCTTCCAATCCCGGAACGAAACCCCCACCAAGACCAAAACAAGTCCCGGCCGCCTGAGCCGGGCAAAGGCTTTCATGAGAATGTCCGCTCCCTTGACCGGGTTGTTCCCGGCCACTGTTCCCACGATCAGATCGGCCCGATCAATCTCCAGCTCTTCACGGACCGCCTCGGCCCCTCGGTTTGCTACAGACCGTTTAGAAGGGACGCCGTTGTACACCACGTGAATTTTCCGCCTTGGCACGAGAATGACGCTCAACTGCCTGGCACAGGACTCGGAGTTGACCACAAAGGCATCAATCCCCGGAGACCAGTAGGGCAGAGGGTTGCGGGGAAAGAAAGTCACCCCACGGTTGGCGACCACCGCCGCCGCATGCCCCAGTTCGCCAAGCCCCCAGATGCTGACCAACTTGACCGCCTGGCCGTGAAAGGCGTGGACCACGGTTCGACCGGGCAGCACCTCTCTCATCAACTGTGCCCTCCAGGTGCTCGGAGAACCGATTAACCTGCGCCATTCCAGCCCTGGGTCCTTGTCGATGATGGTCGCCCCCTCGGGGATGAAAAACTGGCAGTCCCATCCATCATCGCTCAGGGCCCGGGCCAGGTACATGGCCTGACGGGTCCCTCCGCTGCTTGAGGTCGACGAACTGAAGAGAATTATTCTGAACCGATCCGTCATTGTTGCCGACTTTGACATGATCTTCCAGACGATATGCTGGCCACTTGAGCAAAGACTTCCGGCCATGCCCTCTTCGCCCGCTCGGCTCCGACCCAGGCCGCGTACTCGTCGTACTGTTTCTGTTTTCGAGCCAACAAATCGGACGCAGGCAAGGCCAAAATCGAGGCGATGGCCGCGCCGAACTCTTGCGCATTGGCGTTTTGAGCCAAAAGCGGAACATTTGACGCGGGCCAGATCTCATCCACACCTCCCACATCCCTGCTGACGCAGACCAGCCCCTCAGCCATTGCCTCCAAAAGACTGTTTGGAAAACCCTCGGATGTCGAGGCCAACACGAACAGATCCGCTCGCTTCAGGATGGACCGCACATCCGTCCTGAACCCGTGCCAGACGACCGAATCACCTAAACCCAATTTTGCGGCCAGAGCCTCGAGGAAATTTTGTTCACGTCCGGTTCCCACAATTTCGTAGCGGATGGAAAACCCCTGACCCTTCAACCCGGCCAAAGCCTCGAGGACCACGGCGTGTCCCTTATCGGAGTTAAGCTGACTGGTCGATACGATGACCGGAGGACTGTTGACCGCGTTTGGCCGGTCCGTCCCAGGGGGCTTGACCGTATGCGCCACAACGATTTCGTCGGGCCCAAGAAATGGAAGCTCCCTGAGAAGGCCGTCCCGAATCTGTCGACAGGGAACTAAAAGCCCCGGCTTGACCAGGGCGTGGTTCAAACGGACGTCAAGCTTGTCTTGCATGTCACCGGCTAGGCCTACCCGGTGAATGACCGGAATCCCGGCCATCCTTGCCGCTAGTCCCGCCGTCCTGACATCCTTCCCGACGTTGACGACCACTAGATCAATTCCTTGCACCCGAAAATACCGAAACATCCGTACAATCAGAATAGGATTGTAATCGATCCCGAAACGTACCGGCAGTCCTCGAAAGCCCATATCCAGGGCCATGTCCAAAAAAGGACCTTTTCGAGCCAGAACGTGACACTCGATACCGGCGGCCATGAGCTCCGACCCGACCTCCAGGGACCAAGTCTTCACTCCACCCCATTTGTGCGTGGAATTGACGAAGCAGACCTTTTTCATTCTTACGCCTTGACCGATTGCTCCACTGACAATGGATTTCGAGCGTTTAAAAAAGTCCCATACAACGCAACGGTCCTGTCCCGCATGGCTTGGATCGAAAACTGATCCACCAATGGTGGGTACATGGACTCAGGCCGCATGGCCAGACACCGAGCAAGACCTTCAGCCAGATCCGATGGTTCCGATTGGGGAGAAAACGTATGTATCCATGGATACAGAGGTCGAATCTCATCGAGAAATCCCGCCTCGTTGGCCAAAACGGGCAACCCGGCACCGCACGCTTCGAGAACAACTCCTGACATACCCTCGCTTCCGGCAGGCGAAGGGAAGAAAAGCACATCGAAAAAACGGTAAAATGGCCCGAGCATCTTCTGTTCACCGGCAAAAAAAACCACTTTCTCAAGCCCGCGAGCCTTGACCTCGGCCTTCAGTTCCTCGGTCAGTGGACCGTCTCCTACAAGGACCACACAGAACTTTCCCGGACGCTCCCTCTTCAGAAAGTCAGCCAGCGAAATGACCCGTTCGATTCCCTTTACTCGGACCATCCGCCCAACGACTCCGATCACGCTTCTCC from Deltaproteobacteria bacterium includes:
- a CDS encoding glycosyltransferase, producing the protein MAGSLCSSGQHIVWKIMSKSATMTDRFRIILFSSSTSSSGGTRQAMYLARALSDDGWDCQFFIPEGATIIDKDPGLEWRRLIGSPSTWRAQLMREVLPGRTVVHAFHGQAVKLVSIWGLGELGHAAAVVANRGVTFFPRNPLPYWSPGIDAFVVNSESCARQLSVILVPRRKIHVVYNGVPSKRSVANRGAEAVREELEIDRADLIVGTVAGNNPVKGADILMKAFARLRRPGLVLVLVGVSFRDWKEKIDTLELAETIRVVGFTENVADYLRAFDVFVLPSRRESMPNTLMEAMMCGLPTVASCVGGVPEVAS
- a CDS encoding glycosyltransferase, with translation MKKVCFVNSTHKWGGVKTWSLEVGSELMAAGIECHVLARKGPFLDMALDMGFRGLPVRFGIDYNPILIVRMFRYFRVQGIDLVVVNVGKDVRTAGLAARMAGIPVIHRVGLAGDMQDKLDVRLNHALVKPGLLVPCRQIRDGLLRELPFLGPDEIVVAHTVKPPGTDRPNAVNSPPVIVSTSQLNSDKGHAVVLEALAGLKGQGFSIRYEIVGTGREQNFLEALAAKLGLGDSVVWHGFRTDVRSILKRADLFVLASTSEGFPNSLLEAMAEGLVCVSRDVGGVDEIWPASNVPLLAQNANAQEFGAAIASILALPASDLLARKQKQYDEYAAWVGAERAKRAWPEVFAQVASISSGRSCQSRQQ